In Thauera sp. JM12B12, one DNA window encodes the following:
- the dnaQ gene encoding DNA polymerase III subunit epsilon: MRQIVLDTETTGLDWRNGDRVIEIGCVELLNRNLTGRHFHVYINPGRSIDAEAVAVHGITEEFLADKPGFAAIVADFEAFVRDAELVIHNASFDVGFLDHELELLGRGRLSALCAGVIDTLKLAKEQNPGKKASLDALCDRYEIDNAHRELHGALLDAELLAEVYLAMTRGQESLMIGLEEEAIIGETDAGGVAVERVALKVLRATEDELKAHDAVLGDISKANKGLCLWLPPEPVADAPA; the protein is encoded by the coding sequence ATGCGACAAATCGTGCTCGACACCGAAACGACCGGCCTCGACTGGCGCAACGGCGACCGCGTCATCGAGATCGGCTGCGTTGAACTGCTCAACCGCAACCTCACCGGTCGACATTTCCACGTCTATATCAACCCCGGGCGGAGCATCGATGCCGAGGCCGTGGCGGTGCACGGGATCACCGAGGAGTTCCTGGCCGACAAGCCGGGGTTCGCCGCGATCGTGGCCGACTTCGAGGCCTTCGTGCGCGATGCCGAGCTCGTCATCCACAACGCCAGTTTCGACGTCGGCTTCCTGGATCACGAGCTGGAACTGCTCGGTCGCGGCCGCCTGTCCGCCCTGTGCGCCGGCGTCATCGACACGCTGAAGCTCGCCAAGGAGCAGAACCCGGGCAAGAAGGCGTCGCTGGACGCGCTCTGCGACCGCTACGAGATCGACAACGCGCACCGCGAGCTGCACGGCGCCTTGCTCGATGCCGAACTGCTCGCCGAGGTGTATCTGGCCATGACCCGCGGCCAGGAGAGCCTGATGATCGGCCTCGAGGAGGAGGCGATCATCGGCGAGACCGACGCGGGTGGCGTGGCGGTCGAGCGTGTCGCGCTGAAGGTGTTGCGCGCGACCGAGGATGAACTCAAGGCGCACGACGCCGTGCTGGGCGATATCTCCAAGGCCAACAAGGGACTGTGCCTGTGGTTGCCGCCCGAACCGGTGGCTGACGCGCCCGCCTGA
- the nqrM gene encoding (Na+)-NQR maturation NqrM: MNTFLITLLVVGIVIAGMAIGVMFGRKPIAGSCGGLGAMGQDCEFGCKKPCSKRQARIDAQSAEQQH, translated from the coding sequence ATGAACACCTTCCTGATCACCCTTCTCGTCGTCGGCATCGTCATTGCCGGCATGGCCATCGGCGTCATGTTCGGCCGCAAGCCGATCGCCGGCAGTTGTGGAGGCCTGGGGGCCATGGGACAGGACTGCGAATTCGGCTGCAAGAAGCCGTGCTCGAAGCGCCAGGCGCGCATCGACGCCCAGAGCGCTGAACAACAACACTGA
- a CDS encoding CBS domain-containing protein — translation MLSSLLVKDYMIGDHLAFTSNTNLLRAIHTLLERGLSGAPVVDENSRLIGFLSEKDCLKAALDASYFRRDEGTVQDFMSRDVTAISGDASLIDAIQMFLGKHYRCLPVVEGSRLIGQISRRDILKGLEKLRREAR, via the coding sequence ATGCTCAGTTCCCTGCTCGTGAAGGACTACATGATCGGCGACCACCTCGCCTTCACCTCGAACACCAACCTGCTGAGGGCGATCCACACCTTGCTCGAACGTGGCTTGAGCGGTGCGCCCGTGGTGGACGAGAACAGCCGCCTGATCGGCTTCCTGTCGGAAAAGGACTGCCTGAAGGCCGCGCTCGATGCGTCCTACTTCCGCCGCGACGAGGGGACGGTGCAGGACTTCATGAGTCGGGACGTGACCGCCATATCCGGCGACGCCAGCCTCATCGATGCCATCCAGATGTTTCTCGGCAAGCACTACCGCTGCCTGCCGGTCGTGGAGGGCTCGCGCCTGATCGGACAGATCTCGCGCCGAGACATCCTCAAGGGGCTGGAGAAGCTCCGCCGCGAGGCGCGCTGA